A genomic window from Oryctolagus cuniculus chromosome 12, mOryCun1.1, whole genome shotgun sequence includes:
- the LOC127482730 gene encoding neuroblastoma breakpoint family member 6-like protein isoform X6, giving the protein MCTGGLTPDPRALTLELPFQRCPSVPGYTHFATSIDMALTLGPSLDVRVETSEQLSSQLAKSQRESKELKEKLLRAEAKAYLLAKHLRDHNCEEYEDLIESMLREKPHFLEGQLAEELLPAENLKKCGVQIQEQAQELTQLQQKLQEGRALSQLIHQNLQALLTQQDPDSCQSRQLLTELLKLTEHLVAKLSTVNQTSGNQEEPYVDSPHTSRPSLRLAQLELLNGLPKPRVGPWWPCPMDNIVEMAYDEICASVWNLQQEECFFREAGLGSEYFWGKVMLRAPGFSPVHSHRSALQPPALAE; this is encoded by the exons TCCCTGGATATACTCATTTTGCTACAAGCATCGATATGGCACTGACTCTCGGTCCCTCACTTGACGTGAGGGTAGAAACCAGTGAGCAATTAAGCTCTCAACTGGCAAAGAGCCAACGAGAAtcaaaagaactgaaggagaagcTTCTTAGAGCTGAGGCTAAGGCCTACCTCCTGGCAAAGCACCTGCGGGACCACA ATTGTGAAGAGTATGAAGATCTAATTGAATCAATGCTGAGGGAGAAGCCGCACTTCCTGGAGGGGCAGCTGGCAGAGGAGCTGCTACCTGCGGAGAATCTCAA GAAATGTGGTGTTCAAATTCAAGAGCAGGCCCAAGAGCTGACCCAATTACAGCAGAAGTTACAGGAAGGGAGAGCTCTTTCTCAGCTCATTCATCAAAATCTCCAGGCCCTCCTCACCCAGCAGGACCCTGACAGCTGCCAGAGCCGGCAACTACTCACTGAGCTGCTCAAGCTGACAGAGCACCTTGTTGCCAAACTCAGCACAG TCAACCAGACATCTGGGAACCAGGAGGAGCCTTACGTGGACTCTCCCCATACCAG CAGGCCAAgtctcaggctggcccagctggaGCTTCTCAATGGCCTGCCTAAACCCAGAGTGGGACCCTGGTGGCCCTGTCCTATGGACAACATTGTGGAGATGGCTTACGATGAGATCTGTGCCAGTGTCTGGAACCTCCAACAAGAAGAATGCTTCTTCAGGGAAGCTGGCCTTGGCAGTGAGTACTTCTGGGGCAAGGTGATGCTTCGAGCCCCAGGGTTCTCCCCAGTACACAGCCACAGGTCTGCCTTGCAGCCACCAGCCCTAGCTGAGTAA